In a single window of the Pithys albifrons albifrons isolate INPA30051 chromosome 19, PitAlb_v1, whole genome shotgun sequence genome:
- the RBFOX3 gene encoding RNA binding protein fox-1 homolog 3 isoform X6 — MLCSMANSGCLLVSNSGMLPHSLPCPPAFLYLQQGNQDATAPPDTMAQPYPPAQYPPPPQNGIPAEYAPPHPHPTQDYPGQSTVPEHAMTLYTPAQSHAEQPGTDASTQSIAGTQTVPQTDEAAQTDSQQLHSSDNTDKQQPKRLHVSNIPFRFRDPDLRQMFGQFGKILDVEIIFNERGSKVNNATARVMTNKKVANPYTNGWKLNPVVGAVYGPEFYAVTGFPYPTTGTAVAYRGAHLRGRGRAVYNTFRAAPPPPPIPTYGAVVYQDGFYGAEIYGGYAAYRYAQPAAAAAYSDSYGRVYAAADPYHHTIGPAATYSIGTMASLYRGGYSRFTPY, encoded by the exons ATGCTGTGCTCCATGGCTAACTCGGGCTGCCTCCTTGTCTCCAACTCAGGCATGCTTCCTCACTCTCTCCCCTGTCCTCCAGCCTTCCTCTACCTCCAACAG GGTAACCAGGACGCCACGGCTCCACCGGACACGATGGCTCAGCCCTACCCCCCGGCCCAGTACCCCCCGCCCCCCCAGAATGGGATCCCCGCAGAGTACGCACCGCCACACCCGCACCCCACGCAGGACTACCCGGGGCAGAGCACAGTACCAGAGCACGCCATGACCCTCTAcacaccagcacagagccaCGCCGAGCAGCCGGGCACCGACGCCAGCACACAGTCCATAGCAGGGACGCAGACGGTACCG CAGACAGACGAGGCGGCACAGACAGACAGCCAGCAGCTACATTCCTCAGACAACACAGACAAGCAGCAGCCTAAGAGGTTACACGTCTCCAACATCCCCTTCCGATTCCGAGACCCCGACCTGCGGCAAATGTTTGGG CAATTTGGGAAGATCCTGGATGTTGAGATCATTTTCAATGAGCGGGGCTCCAAG gtgAACAATGCCACAGCCCGTGTCATGACCAACAAGAAGGTCGCCAATCCCTACACCAATG GCTGGAAGCTGAACCCGGTGGTGGGAGCGGTCTATGGCCCTGAATTCTACGCAG TAACGGGGTTCCCATACCCCACCACGGGGACAGCCGTGGCCTACCGGGGGGCACACCTACGGGGACGGGGACGTGCCGTCTACAACACCTTCCGAGCTGCGCCGCCACCACCGCCCATCCCCACCTACGGCGC GGTCGTCTACCAGGACGGGTTCTACGGAGCTGAGATCTAC GGGGGCTATGCTGCCTACAGGTAcgcccagcctgcagcagcagcagcatacAGTGACAG TTACGGCAGAGTGTATGCAGCAGCAGACCCCTACCACCACACCATCGGCCCTGCCGCCACATACAGCATCGGCACCATG GCTAGTCTATACCGAGGAGGGTACAGCCGCTTCACTCCCTACTAG
- the RBFOX3 gene encoding RNA binding protein fox-1 homolog 3 isoform X3, with amino-acid sequence MLCSMANSGCLLVSNSGMLPHSLPCPPAFLYLQQGNQDATAPPDTMAQPYPPAQYPPPPQNGIPAEYAPPHPHPTQDYPGQSTVPEHAMTLYTPAQSHAEQPGTDASTQSIAGTQTVPQTDEAAQTDSQQLHSSDNTDKQQPKRLHVSNIPFRFRDPDLRQMFGQFGKILDVEIIFNERGSKGFGFVTFETSTDADRAREKLNGTIVEGRKIEVNNATARVMTNKKVANPYTNGWKLNPVVGAVYGPEFYAVTGFPYPTTGTAVAYRGAHLRGRGRAVYNTFRAAPPPPPIPTYGAVVYQDGFYGAEIYGGYAAYRYAQPAAAAAYSDSYGRVYAAADPYHHTIGPAATYSIGTM; translated from the exons ATGCTGTGCTCCATGGCTAACTCGGGCTGCCTCCTTGTCTCCAACTCAGGCATGCTTCCTCACTCTCTCCCCTGTCCTCCAGCCTTCCTCTACCTCCAACAG GGTAACCAGGACGCCACGGCTCCACCGGACACGATGGCTCAGCCCTACCCCCCGGCCCAGTACCCCCCGCCCCCCCAGAATGGGATCCCCGCAGAGTACGCACCGCCACACCCGCACCCCACGCAGGACTACCCGGGGCAGAGCACAGTACCAGAGCACGCCATGACCCTCTAcacaccagcacagagccaCGCCGAGCAGCCGGGCACCGACGCCAGCACACAGTCCATAGCAGGGACGCAGACGGTACCG CAGACAGACGAGGCGGCACAGACAGACAGCCAGCAGCTACATTCCTCAGACAACACAGACAAGCAGCAGCCTAAGAGGTTACACGTCTCCAACATCCCCTTCCGATTCCGAGACCCCGACCTGCGGCAAATGTTTGGG CAATTTGGGAAGATCCTGGATGTTGAGATCATTTTCAATGAGCGGGGCTCCAAG GGTTTTGGGTTTGTAACTTTTGAAACTAGCACAGATGCCGACCGGGCACGGGAGAAGCTGAATGGCACCATCGTAGAGGGCCGGAAGATTGAG gtgAACAATGCCACAGCCCGTGTCATGACCAACAAGAAGGTCGCCAATCCCTACACCAATG GCTGGAAGCTGAACCCGGTGGTGGGAGCGGTCTATGGCCCTGAATTCTACGCAG TAACGGGGTTCCCATACCCCACCACGGGGACAGCCGTGGCCTACCGGGGGGCACACCTACGGGGACGGGGACGTGCCGTCTACAACACCTTCCGAGCTGCGCCGCCACCACCGCCCATCCCCACCTACGGCGC GGTCGTCTACCAGGACGGGTTCTACGGAGCTGAGATCTAC GGGGGCTATGCTGCCTACAGGTAcgcccagcctgcagcagcagcagcatacAGTGACAG TTACGGCAGAGTGTATGCAGCAGCAGACCCCTACCACCACACCATCGGCCCTGCCGCCACATACAGCATCGGCACCATG TGA
- the RBFOX3 gene encoding RNA binding protein fox-1 homolog 3 isoform X5 — MLCSMANSGCLLVSNSGMLPHSLPCPPAFLYLQQGNQDATAPPDTMAQPYPPAQYPPPPQNGIPAEYAPPHPHPTQDYPGQSTVPEHAMTLYTPAQSHAEQPGTDASTQSIAGTQTVPQTDEAAQTDSQQLHSSDNTDKQQPKRLHVSNIPFRFRDPDLRQMFGQFGKILDVEIIFNERGSKGFGFVTFETSTDADRAREKLNGTIVEGRKIEVNNATARVMTNKKVANPYTNVTGFPYPTTGTAVAYRGAHLRGRGRAVYNTFRAAPPPPPIPTYGAVVYQDGFYGAEIYGGYAAYRYAQPAAAAAYSDSYGRVYAAADPYHHTIGPAATYSIGTMASLYRGGYSRFTPY; from the exons ATGCTGTGCTCCATGGCTAACTCGGGCTGCCTCCTTGTCTCCAACTCAGGCATGCTTCCTCACTCTCTCCCCTGTCCTCCAGCCTTCCTCTACCTCCAACAG GGTAACCAGGACGCCACGGCTCCACCGGACACGATGGCTCAGCCCTACCCCCCGGCCCAGTACCCCCCGCCCCCCCAGAATGGGATCCCCGCAGAGTACGCACCGCCACACCCGCACCCCACGCAGGACTACCCGGGGCAGAGCACAGTACCAGAGCACGCCATGACCCTCTAcacaccagcacagagccaCGCCGAGCAGCCGGGCACCGACGCCAGCACACAGTCCATAGCAGGGACGCAGACGGTACCG CAGACAGACGAGGCGGCACAGACAGACAGCCAGCAGCTACATTCCTCAGACAACACAGACAAGCAGCAGCCTAAGAGGTTACACGTCTCCAACATCCCCTTCCGATTCCGAGACCCCGACCTGCGGCAAATGTTTGGG CAATTTGGGAAGATCCTGGATGTTGAGATCATTTTCAATGAGCGGGGCTCCAAG GGTTTTGGGTTTGTAACTTTTGAAACTAGCACAGATGCCGACCGGGCACGGGAGAAGCTGAATGGCACCATCGTAGAGGGCCGGAAGATTGAG gtgAACAATGCCACAGCCCGTGTCATGACCAACAAGAAGGTCGCCAATCCCTACACCAATG TAACGGGGTTCCCATACCCCACCACGGGGACAGCCGTGGCCTACCGGGGGGCACACCTACGGGGACGGGGACGTGCCGTCTACAACACCTTCCGAGCTGCGCCGCCACCACCGCCCATCCCCACCTACGGCGC GGTCGTCTACCAGGACGGGTTCTACGGAGCTGAGATCTAC GGGGGCTATGCTGCCTACAGGTAcgcccagcctgcagcagcagcagcatacAGTGACAG TTACGGCAGAGTGTATGCAGCAGCAGACCCCTACCACCACACCATCGGCCCTGCCGCCACATACAGCATCGGCACCATG GCTAGTCTATACCGAGGAGGGTACAGCCGCTTCACTCCCTACTAG
- the RBFOX3 gene encoding RNA binding protein fox-1 homolog 3 isoform X1 produces MLCSMANSGCLLVSNSGMLPHSLPCPPAFLYLQQGNQDATAPPDTMAQPYPPAQYPPPPQNGIPAEYAPPHPHPTQDYPGQSTVPEHAMTLYTPAQSHAEQPGTDASTQSIAGTQTVPQTDEAAQTDSQQLHSSDNTDKQQPKRLHVSNIPFRFRDPDLRQMFGQFGKILDVEIIFNERGSKGFGFVTFETSTDADRAREKLNGTIVEGRKIEVNNATARVMTNKKVANPYTNGWKLNPVVGAVYGPEFYAVTGFPYPTTGTAVAYRGAHLRGRGRAVYNTFRAAPPPPPIPTYGAVVYQDGFYGAEIYGGYAAYRYAQPAAAAAYSDSYGRVYAAADPYHHTIGPAATYSIGTMASLYRGGYSRFTPY; encoded by the exons ATGCTGTGCTCCATGGCTAACTCGGGCTGCCTCCTTGTCTCCAACTCAGGCATGCTTCCTCACTCTCTCCCCTGTCCTCCAGCCTTCCTCTACCTCCAACAG GGTAACCAGGACGCCACGGCTCCACCGGACACGATGGCTCAGCCCTACCCCCCGGCCCAGTACCCCCCGCCCCCCCAGAATGGGATCCCCGCAGAGTACGCACCGCCACACCCGCACCCCACGCAGGACTACCCGGGGCAGAGCACAGTACCAGAGCACGCCATGACCCTCTAcacaccagcacagagccaCGCCGAGCAGCCGGGCACCGACGCCAGCACACAGTCCATAGCAGGGACGCAGACGGTACCG CAGACAGACGAGGCGGCACAGACAGACAGCCAGCAGCTACATTCCTCAGACAACACAGACAAGCAGCAGCCTAAGAGGTTACACGTCTCCAACATCCCCTTCCGATTCCGAGACCCCGACCTGCGGCAAATGTTTGGG CAATTTGGGAAGATCCTGGATGTTGAGATCATTTTCAATGAGCGGGGCTCCAAG GGTTTTGGGTTTGTAACTTTTGAAACTAGCACAGATGCCGACCGGGCACGGGAGAAGCTGAATGGCACCATCGTAGAGGGCCGGAAGATTGAG gtgAACAATGCCACAGCCCGTGTCATGACCAACAAGAAGGTCGCCAATCCCTACACCAATG GCTGGAAGCTGAACCCGGTGGTGGGAGCGGTCTATGGCCCTGAATTCTACGCAG TAACGGGGTTCCCATACCCCACCACGGGGACAGCCGTGGCCTACCGGGGGGCACACCTACGGGGACGGGGACGTGCCGTCTACAACACCTTCCGAGCTGCGCCGCCACCACCGCCCATCCCCACCTACGGCGC GGTCGTCTACCAGGACGGGTTCTACGGAGCTGAGATCTAC GGGGGCTATGCTGCCTACAGGTAcgcccagcctgcagcagcagcagcatacAGTGACAG TTACGGCAGAGTGTATGCAGCAGCAGACCCCTACCACCACACCATCGGCCCTGCCGCCACATACAGCATCGGCACCATG GCTAGTCTATACCGAGGAGGGTACAGCCGCTTCACTCCCTACTAG
- the RBFOX3 gene encoding RNA binding protein fox-1 homolog 3 isoform X4, whose product MLPHSLPCPPAFLYLQQGNQDATAPPDTMAQPYPPAQYPPPPQNGIPAEYAPPHPHPTQDYPGQSTVPEHAMTLYTPAQSHAEQPGTDASTQSIAGTQTVPQTDEAAQTDSQQLHSSDNTDKQQPKRLHVSNIPFRFRDPDLRQMFGQFGKILDVEIIFNERGSKGFGFVTFETSTDADRAREKLNGTIVEGRKIEVNNATARVMTNKKVANPYTNGWKLNPVVGAVYGPEFYAVTGFPYPTTGTAVAYRGAHLRGRGRAVYNTFRAAPPPPPIPTYGAVVYQDGFYGAEIYGGYAAYRYAQPAAAAAYSDSYGRVYAAADPYHHTIGPAATYSIGTMASLYRGGYSRFTPY is encoded by the exons ATGCTTCCTCACTCTCTCCCCTGTCCTCCAGCCTTCCTCTACCTCCAACAG GGTAACCAGGACGCCACGGCTCCACCGGACACGATGGCTCAGCCCTACCCCCCGGCCCAGTACCCCCCGCCCCCCCAGAATGGGATCCCCGCAGAGTACGCACCGCCACACCCGCACCCCACGCAGGACTACCCGGGGCAGAGCACAGTACCAGAGCACGCCATGACCCTCTAcacaccagcacagagccaCGCCGAGCAGCCGGGCACCGACGCCAGCACACAGTCCATAGCAGGGACGCAGACGGTACCG CAGACAGACGAGGCGGCACAGACAGACAGCCAGCAGCTACATTCCTCAGACAACACAGACAAGCAGCAGCCTAAGAGGTTACACGTCTCCAACATCCCCTTCCGATTCCGAGACCCCGACCTGCGGCAAATGTTTGGG CAATTTGGGAAGATCCTGGATGTTGAGATCATTTTCAATGAGCGGGGCTCCAAG GGTTTTGGGTTTGTAACTTTTGAAACTAGCACAGATGCCGACCGGGCACGGGAGAAGCTGAATGGCACCATCGTAGAGGGCCGGAAGATTGAG gtgAACAATGCCACAGCCCGTGTCATGACCAACAAGAAGGTCGCCAATCCCTACACCAATG GCTGGAAGCTGAACCCGGTGGTGGGAGCGGTCTATGGCCCTGAATTCTACGCAG TAACGGGGTTCCCATACCCCACCACGGGGACAGCCGTGGCCTACCGGGGGGCACACCTACGGGGACGGGGACGTGCCGTCTACAACACCTTCCGAGCTGCGCCGCCACCACCGCCCATCCCCACCTACGGCGC GGTCGTCTACCAGGACGGGTTCTACGGAGCTGAGATCTAC GGGGGCTATGCTGCCTACAGGTAcgcccagcctgcagcagcagcagcatacAGTGACAG TTACGGCAGAGTGTATGCAGCAGCAGACCCCTACCACCACACCATCGGCCCTGCCGCCACATACAGCATCGGCACCATG GCTAGTCTATACCGAGGAGGGTACAGCCGCTTCACTCCCTACTAG
- the RBFOX3 gene encoding RNA binding protein fox-1 homolog 3 isoform X2: MLCSMANSGCLLVSNSGMLPHSLPCPPAFLYLQQGNQDATAPPDTMAQPYPPAQYPPPPQNGIPAEYAPPHPHPTQDYPGQSTVPEHAMTLYTPAQSHAEQPGTDASTQSIAGTQTVPTDEAAQTDSQQLHSSDNTDKQQPKRLHVSNIPFRFRDPDLRQMFGQFGKILDVEIIFNERGSKGFGFVTFETSTDADRAREKLNGTIVEGRKIEVNNATARVMTNKKVANPYTNGWKLNPVVGAVYGPEFYAVTGFPYPTTGTAVAYRGAHLRGRGRAVYNTFRAAPPPPPIPTYGAVVYQDGFYGAEIYGGYAAYRYAQPAAAAAYSDSYGRVYAAADPYHHTIGPAATYSIGTMASLYRGGYSRFTPY, translated from the exons ATGCTGTGCTCCATGGCTAACTCGGGCTGCCTCCTTGTCTCCAACTCAGGCATGCTTCCTCACTCTCTCCCCTGTCCTCCAGCCTTCCTCTACCTCCAACAG GGTAACCAGGACGCCACGGCTCCACCGGACACGATGGCTCAGCCCTACCCCCCGGCCCAGTACCCCCCGCCCCCCCAGAATGGGATCCCCGCAGAGTACGCACCGCCACACCCGCACCCCACGCAGGACTACCCGGGGCAGAGCACAGTACCAGAGCACGCCATGACCCTCTAcacaccagcacagagccaCGCCGAGCAGCCGGGCACCGACGCCAGCACACAGTCCATAGCAGGGACGCAGACGGTACCG ACAGACGAGGCGGCACAGACAGACAGCCAGCAGCTACATTCCTCAGACAACACAGACAAGCAGCAGCCTAAGAGGTTACACGTCTCCAACATCCCCTTCCGATTCCGAGACCCCGACCTGCGGCAAATGTTTGGG CAATTTGGGAAGATCCTGGATGTTGAGATCATTTTCAATGAGCGGGGCTCCAAG GGTTTTGGGTTTGTAACTTTTGAAACTAGCACAGATGCCGACCGGGCACGGGAGAAGCTGAATGGCACCATCGTAGAGGGCCGGAAGATTGAG gtgAACAATGCCACAGCCCGTGTCATGACCAACAAGAAGGTCGCCAATCCCTACACCAATG GCTGGAAGCTGAACCCGGTGGTGGGAGCGGTCTATGGCCCTGAATTCTACGCAG TAACGGGGTTCCCATACCCCACCACGGGGACAGCCGTGGCCTACCGGGGGGCACACCTACGGGGACGGGGACGTGCCGTCTACAACACCTTCCGAGCTGCGCCGCCACCACCGCCCATCCCCACCTACGGCGC GGTCGTCTACCAGGACGGGTTCTACGGAGCTGAGATCTAC GGGGGCTATGCTGCCTACAGGTAcgcccagcctgcagcagcagcagcatacAGTGACAG TTACGGCAGAGTGTATGCAGCAGCAGACCCCTACCACCACACCATCGGCCCTGCCGCCACATACAGCATCGGCACCATG GCTAGTCTATACCGAGGAGGGTACAGCCGCTTCACTCCCTACTAG
- the RBFOX3 gene encoding RNA binding protein fox-1 homolog 3 isoform X7, which yields MAQPYPPAQYPPPPQNGIPAEYAPPHPHPTQDYPGQSTVPEHAMTLYTPAQSHAEQPGTDASTQSIAGTQTVPQTDEAAQTDSQQLHSSDNTDKQQPKRLHVSNIPFRFRDPDLRQMFGQFGKILDVEIIFNERGSKGFGFVTFETSTDADRAREKLNGTIVEGRKIEVNNATARVMTNKKVANPYTNGWKLNPVVGAVYGPEFYAVTGFPYPTTGTAVAYRGAHLRGRGRAVYNTFRAAPPPPPIPTYGAVVYQDGFYGAEIYGGYAAYRYAQPAAAAAYSDSYGRVYAAADPYHHTIGPAATYSIGTMASLYRGGYSRFTPY from the exons ATGGCTCAGCCCTACCCCCCGGCCCAGTACCCCCCGCCCCCCCAGAATGGGATCCCCGCAGAGTACGCACCGCCACACCCGCACCCCACGCAGGACTACCCGGGGCAGAGCACAGTACCAGAGCACGCCATGACCCTCTAcacaccagcacagagccaCGCCGAGCAGCCGGGCACCGACGCCAGCACACAGTCCATAGCAGGGACGCAGACGGTACCG CAGACAGACGAGGCGGCACAGACAGACAGCCAGCAGCTACATTCCTCAGACAACACAGACAAGCAGCAGCCTAAGAGGTTACACGTCTCCAACATCCCCTTCCGATTCCGAGACCCCGACCTGCGGCAAATGTTTGGG CAATTTGGGAAGATCCTGGATGTTGAGATCATTTTCAATGAGCGGGGCTCCAAG GGTTTTGGGTTTGTAACTTTTGAAACTAGCACAGATGCCGACCGGGCACGGGAGAAGCTGAATGGCACCATCGTAGAGGGCCGGAAGATTGAG gtgAACAATGCCACAGCCCGTGTCATGACCAACAAGAAGGTCGCCAATCCCTACACCAATG GCTGGAAGCTGAACCCGGTGGTGGGAGCGGTCTATGGCCCTGAATTCTACGCAG TAACGGGGTTCCCATACCCCACCACGGGGACAGCCGTGGCCTACCGGGGGGCACACCTACGGGGACGGGGACGTGCCGTCTACAACACCTTCCGAGCTGCGCCGCCACCACCGCCCATCCCCACCTACGGCGC GGTCGTCTACCAGGACGGGTTCTACGGAGCTGAGATCTAC GGGGGCTATGCTGCCTACAGGTAcgcccagcctgcagcagcagcagcatacAGTGACAG TTACGGCAGAGTGTATGCAGCAGCAGACCCCTACCACCACACCATCGGCCCTGCCGCCACATACAGCATCGGCACCATG GCTAGTCTATACCGAGGAGGGTACAGCCGCTTCACTCCCTACTAG
- the RBFOX3 gene encoding RNA binding protein fox-1 homolog 3 isoform X8, which yields MLCSMANSGCLLVSNSGMLPHSLPCPPAFLYLQQGNQDATAPPDTMAQPYPPAQYPPPPQNGIPAEYAPPHPHPTQDYPGQSTVPEHAMTLYTPAQSHAEQPGTDASTQSIAGTQTVPQTDEAAQTDSQQLHSSDNTDKQQPKRLHVSNIPFRFRDPDLRQMFGVNNATARVMTNKKVANPYTNGWKLNPVVGAVYGPEFYAVTGFPYPTTGTAVAYRGAHLRGRGRAVYNTFRAAPPPPPIPTYGAVVYQDGFYGAEIYGGYAAYRYAQPAAAAAYSDSYGRVYAAADPYHHTIGPAATYSIGTMASLYRGGYSRFTPY from the exons ATGCTGTGCTCCATGGCTAACTCGGGCTGCCTCCTTGTCTCCAACTCAGGCATGCTTCCTCACTCTCTCCCCTGTCCTCCAGCCTTCCTCTACCTCCAACAG GGTAACCAGGACGCCACGGCTCCACCGGACACGATGGCTCAGCCCTACCCCCCGGCCCAGTACCCCCCGCCCCCCCAGAATGGGATCCCCGCAGAGTACGCACCGCCACACCCGCACCCCACGCAGGACTACCCGGGGCAGAGCACAGTACCAGAGCACGCCATGACCCTCTAcacaccagcacagagccaCGCCGAGCAGCCGGGCACCGACGCCAGCACACAGTCCATAGCAGGGACGCAGACGGTACCG CAGACAGACGAGGCGGCACAGACAGACAGCCAGCAGCTACATTCCTCAGACAACACAGACAAGCAGCAGCCTAAGAGGTTACACGTCTCCAACATCCCCTTCCGATTCCGAGACCCCGACCTGCGGCAAATGTTTGGG gtgAACAATGCCACAGCCCGTGTCATGACCAACAAGAAGGTCGCCAATCCCTACACCAATG GCTGGAAGCTGAACCCGGTGGTGGGAGCGGTCTATGGCCCTGAATTCTACGCAG TAACGGGGTTCCCATACCCCACCACGGGGACAGCCGTGGCCTACCGGGGGGCACACCTACGGGGACGGGGACGTGCCGTCTACAACACCTTCCGAGCTGCGCCGCCACCACCGCCCATCCCCACCTACGGCGC GGTCGTCTACCAGGACGGGTTCTACGGAGCTGAGATCTAC GGGGGCTATGCTGCCTACAGGTAcgcccagcctgcagcagcagcagcatacAGTGACAG TTACGGCAGAGTGTATGCAGCAGCAGACCCCTACCACCACACCATCGGCCCTGCCGCCACATACAGCATCGGCACCATG GCTAGTCTATACCGAGGAGGGTACAGCCGCTTCACTCCCTACTAG